From Pleurocapsa sp. PCC 7319:
ATCAGGTGGAAAGTCAAGCTGATGATTGGCAACTAGAAGGTTTAATTAGTATCAGTAATAGCTTGTTATCGATGGGTAAGTTATCCCAAGCTCAAGTGTTTATTGAGGCCAGTCAAATTATCAACCAAAGTTTAGCTCATCCTTCTCCCCAAGTTGAAGCAAAAATTTTATTAGGCTTAGGCAATATTAATAAAGCGATCGCCCTTAAAGAAAGAGAGCAAGAAAATGAGCAAAGCTTTACCTATCATTCAGAAAAAGCAATTGATTACTATCAAAAACTGAATAACTTTTCAGCAGCCTCTCATCTTAATAATAGATATCGGCTTTTAGCACAGTTAAACCAGTTATCTTTACTGATTAATACTAAAAAATGGACAACAGCCCAGAAGCTAGCCAACAAAATTGAATTAAATTTCGAGCGTCAATTCCTCAAACCAAATCTCTATGCTGAGGTAAAATTTGCTCGCAGTCTGGAATTACTCAAGCAGGAAAATATCCCCCTAAAATACTCTTGGCAGGATATTGCTGATATTTATCTCGATGCGATCGCACAGGCTCGAGCAACTAAAAATCATCGCATTGAATCTTATGCTCTGGGGTATTTAGGTAACTTACAACAACAAAGAAATACTCTAGAGCTAGGAGTTGCTCCCCAACAACTAATTGAACAAGCTCTTAATTTAGCTCAAACAATTCATGCTCCAGAGATTGCCTATCGTTGGCAATGGAAATTAGGCAGAATTTACCGTCAACAGGAAAAAAGAAAGGAAGCGATCGCCAGTTATCAAGCAGCGCTAGCTAATCTGAATGATTTACGTAGTGATCTAGTTGCTCTAACTAGAGAAATTCAGTTTGATTTTAGCGAACAGATTGAACCAATATATCGAGAATATGTCGATTTACTATTGGATAGCCAATTTCCCTCGGATCTTGACTTAGAATCAGCTCGCAACGTAATTGAGGCCTTGCAAGTAGCTGAATTAGATAATTATTTTCAAGATGCTTGTTTAACGTTTGAGGAAAAAAGTATTGAGAAAATAGATAATGATGCGGCAATTATCTACACAATTATTTTGCCAGACCGACTAGAAGTCATTATGGCAATGGGTAACAGCCAAAAAACTCCCTCAGGTCAGGTATTTCATCATCATTCCTATGCAATCTCTCAAGAGCAACTAAGAATTACAGTTGAACAACTCCGTCAATATATTACTGAGCCCGATCGCCTGAGAGAAGTGCAACAGTTGTCGGCTCAAATCTATGATTGGTTGATTAGACCTCTTACAGCAGATTTAGCTAGCCAACAACCGAAAACCCTAGTTTTTGTGTTGGATAGCATTTTACAAAATATTCCTATGTCGGTTTTATATGATGGAGAACAGTATTTAGTCGAAAAATATGCGATCGCGCTAACCCCTGGTTTACGGCTACTAAATCCCCAAGTGAATTCTCAGCCAGCACAATTTTTAGCCGGGGGTATAAGTGAACCACTAAAAGTTGCTAATCAGCAGTTTTCCCGTCTCAGCAGTGTAGCCAATGAGCTAAATATTTTTACCAAATTTGACAGTAGTTCCGTTCTTTTGAATGCTCAATTTACGGCCACAAACTTACTCCAAAAACTTAATTCTACTTCCGCCTCTGTTATTCACATCGCAACTCACGGGCAATTTAGTTCGAATCCGAACCAAACTTTTTTACTTCTCTGGCAAAAATTATTGACTATTCAGGATTTTAGTAATCTCTTGCAAAGTCGAACCAATATAGTTTCTAATCCAATCGAGCTGTTGGTACTTAGTGCCTGCGAAACAGCCTCTGGCGATCGCCGTGCGGCATTAGGATTGGCCGGTGTTGCAGTTAGAAGTGGCTCTTTAAGCACATTAGCAACTTTATGGCGGGTTAATGATTATTCTACGACTGTATTGATGGAAAATTTCTATCAGCAATTAAATAACAAGCAATTAAATAAAGCAGAAAAGTTAAGACAAGCCCAACTAAAACTGTGGCAAACAGTAGACAAAGATTGGAAAGTACCAGCCTTCTGGTCAGCTTATATCATGATCGGCAATTGGCATTAAAGATTTATATTACTTGAAAAGGATTAGAAAGATAGTTAGCCGTATTTTCTACCAAAGCGATCGCATTTTCATATAGCATTCTGGTCGGTCCAATAATACCTACGGTACCCACTGGAGTATCATCTTGATAATAATTAGCTGATACTAGGGTACAGGAATGCATTGGTTCGAGGGAATTTTCCGTCCCAATTTTAATACTTACTCCCTTGAGGGAATTGTCCTTTTCGGGGAAAGTAAACTTCACTGGGAGAAGTTGATCTGGTTGATCCTCCAATAAAGCGAGCAGAGTTTGTACCTGTTGAAGTCGAGAAAATTCTGGCTGACGCAAAAATTCAGCTACACCGTGAATAACTATGGGACTAGAATTGCTAGTCTGGAAAGAAAGTTTTAATTGTTCTGATAGTATTTTTAAAAAATCAGTATACTGAGCAAATTCACGATCTATTTCTGACCAGTTTAGGGATGAAATTTCTCTTAAAGATCGTCCTTTAAGTTCCCGATCTAAAAAATTAGATAAAATTTGCAACTCACGATCAATAAGAGACTCATCTACATCGTCACTTTGTATGGGAGACTCCATCAAAATTGACTGAGTTTGGTAGGATTCAAGTACAATAATCAGTATGACCTGAGTTGCAGTCACTCGCATTAGCTGCAAATGGCGCAAAGTACTATCGAGATTTTGCGGAAAAGTAATTAAAGCGATATAACCACTTAAAGCAGCCAGAATTTTCGCTGCTCGCTGTAATAAAGCGGCAAAACTAGCTCTGGCTAGCTGTAATTCTTGTTGGAGAGATTGTTGTATCTTCTTGTTAATCTTGCGATCAGGAATTATTAGATGGTCAACGTAGGTGCGATAGCCTGAATCGGAGGGAATTCTTCCCGCCGATACATGTGGTTGATAGAGTAATCCAGCCTCTTCTAAACGTCCCATCGCGTTACGAATAGTAGCCGAACTGACATTAAAATTGTATTCTTCAGCTAAAGTCTTAGAACCAACTGGTTCAGCTGTAGCTATATAGTGTTCTATAGTGGCTTTGAGGATATTTTGATGTCTTGCACTCAGATGAGGTTGATGTGCCATTAATATATGTCATTAATATAATTATGTAAATCGCGATTGCGAATGGCAATTTTTGGGTAAAGTATAGCTTCTAAAGTATGGCTTTTAAAAGTAAATTAGTAACTAAACTAGTATCGTTGGATGCTGGAATCGACTAATCGTGAATAAGCATCTATACCTCCGATCACATTCTGGACATTACTAAAGCCTCTTATTTTAAGCCACTGGCAGAGTTGAGCCGAACGCATACCATGATGACATATAACTATGGTTTCTGTCTCTGGGTCAAGCTTAAGCAATATTTCTGATGACCATTGTTCAAACTCGCTGAGGGGAAACACCTCAAAACCCTCGATGTAGGCGATCGCAACCTCATTTTTTTCTCTTACATCAATTAATTGCAGAGATGGAGACGATTCGGCCAATCTAACAGCTAACTGGTTAACATCGATTTCAGGAATTGCAGAATATTCAAACATTTTTGGTACAGGATTATTGTTGAAAAAATTTACTATAAATTAATTTTCTCTCAGATTTATCTCAATAAATTGTTTTTTTTTAACCGAAAATCTTGGGTCTAAAGCCTCGTTCTAGAAGGACGACTTCTAGATACACTTTCAAAACACAATCTTTATATAACAATGGTTATAGCCGCTGTATTATATTCATAAG
This genomic window contains:
- a CDS encoding CHAT domain-containing protein; translation: MKQWWRFLIIVFLGLSLSLGFKQSLTAQVLPSQLVQQAQKYYHSGNFKQSINLLEQANRVYQSQEQNLQQAQVLSLTALAQQQLGAWKLARQNIIASFALVKSIAPSKYKTQVLAQIWNSKGHFQLVTGQNNEALSNWEKAEELYREIDDRLGISGTLLGQAQALEKMGFHRRSCNRVLEAFNQPDYNCANLTATQLATIVHQVESQADDWQLEGLISISNSLLSMGKLSQAQVFIEASQIINQSLAHPSPQVEAKILLGLGNINKAIALKEREQENEQSFTYHSEKAIDYYQKLNNFSAASHLNNRYRLLAQLNQLSLLINTKKWTTAQKLANKIELNFERQFLKPNLYAEVKFARSLELLKQENIPLKYSWQDIADIYLDAIAQARATKNHRIESYALGYLGNLQQQRNTLELGVAPQQLIEQALNLAQTIHAPEIAYRWQWKLGRIYRQQEKRKEAIASYQAALANLNDLRSDLVALTREIQFDFSEQIEPIYREYVDLLLDSQFPSDLDLESARNVIEALQVAELDNYFQDACLTFEEKSIEKIDNDAAIIYTIILPDRLEVIMAMGNSQKTPSGQVFHHHSYAISQEQLRITVEQLRQYITEPDRLREVQQLSAQIYDWLIRPLTADLASQQPKTLVFVLDSILQNIPMSVLYDGEQYLVEKYAIALTPGLRLLNPQVNSQPAQFLAGGISEPLKVANQQFSRLSSVANELNIFTKFDSSSVLLNAQFTATNLLQKLNSTSASVIHIATHGQFSSNPNQTFLLLWQKLLTIQDFSNLLQSRTNIVSNPIELLVLSACETASGDRRAALGLAGVAVRSGSLSTLATLWRVNDYSTTVLMENFYQQLNNKQLNKAEKLRQAQLKLWQTVDKDWKVPAFWSAYIMIGNWH
- the hrcA gene encoding heat-inducible transcriptional repressor HrcA, whose translation is MAHQPHLSARHQNILKATIEHYIATAEPVGSKTLAEEYNFNVSSATIRNAMGRLEEAGLLYQPHVSAGRIPSDSGYRTYVDHLIIPDRKINKKIQQSLQQELQLARASFAALLQRAAKILAALSGYIALITFPQNLDSTLRHLQLMRVTATQVILIIVLESYQTQSILMESPIQSDDVDESLIDRELQILSNFLDRELKGRSLREISSLNWSEIDREFAQYTDFLKILSEQLKLSFQTSNSSPIVIHGVAEFLRQPEFSRLQQVQTLLALLEDQPDQLLPVKFTFPEKDNSLKGVSIKIGTENSLEPMHSCTLVSANYYQDDTPVGTVGIIGPTRMLYENAIALVENTANYLSNPFQVI
- a CDS encoding rhodanese-like domain-containing protein, with product MFEYSAIPEIDVNQLAVRLAESSPSLQLIDVREKNEVAIAYIEGFEVFPLSEFEQWSSEILLKLDPETETIVICHHGMRSAQLCQWLKIRGFSNVQNVIGGIDAYSRLVDSSIQRY